The following coding sequences lie in one Gouania willdenowi chromosome 5, fGouWil2.1, whole genome shotgun sequence genomic window:
- the LOC114462964 gene encoding cytidine deaminase-like: MDELKSSREVMTVKDNSSGHLSQDTVKKVILQSQEAKKQAYCPYSKFRVGAALVTINNFVFTGCNVENACYNLGVCAERNAISKAVSEGHRRFKAIAIASDKSDQFISPCGGCRQFMREFGTDWDVYLTKVDGSYKKMTVDELLPTAFGPEDLSMKI; encoded by the exons ATGGATGAGCTCAAGTCCAGCAGGGAGGTGATGACTGTGAAAGACAACAGTAGTGGACACTTGTCTCAGGACACAGTGAAAAAGGTGATTCTTCAGTCTCAGGAGGCAAAGAAACAAGCGTATTGTCCCTACAGCAAATTTCGAGTGGGCGCTGCATTAGTGACCATCAACAACTTTGTGTTCACAG gTTGTAATGTAGAGAATGCATGTTATAATCTTGGAGTTTGTGCTGAAAGGAACGCTATCTCAAAGGCGGTGTCCGAGGGTCACAGAAGATTCAAGGCTATTGCCATTGCAAG TGATAAAAGTGATCAGTTCATCTCTCCATGTGGAGGCTGCAGACAGTTCATGAGGGAG TTTGGGACCGACTGGGACGTCTACCTCACCAAGGTGGACGGTTCGTATAAGAAGATGACAGTGGACGAGCTGCTGCCCACAGCCTTTGGTCCCGAGGATCTGTCCATGAAGATTTGA
- the b3galt6 gene encoding beta-1,3-galactosyltransferase 6 → MNLFRLVCRHKTALVIGTISSFAVVLLFLAKCTSETLKQSQWDSPGRSPRAIDLKARPVQHDVLSSLSKDFSAFLVVLITTGPKYTERRSIIRSTWLAKRDSDVLAMFVVGTQGLSNEDLQNLNTEQGRHKDLLLLSDLRDSYENLTLKLLHMYSWLDQNVDFKFVLKADDDTFARLDLLKEELKGKEAHRLYWGFFSGRGRVKTAGKWREGSWELCDYYLPYALGGGYILSADLVHYVHLNAGYFKTWQSEDVSLGAWLAPVDVRRTHDPRFDTEYKSRGCNNKYLVTHKQSLEDMLEKQQTLQRDGRLCKEEVKLRLSYVYDWSVPPSQCCQRKDGIP, encoded by the coding sequence ATGAATCTGTTCCGCCTGGTATGTCGCCACAAGACAGCCCTGGTCATTGGCACCATTTCCAGTTTTGCTGTTGTCCTCCTCTTCTTGGCCAAGTGCACCTCAGAAACCCTGAAACAGAGTCAGTGGGATTCCCCAGGCCGATCACCTCGTGCCATCGACCTAAAAGCTCGTCCAGTGCAGCATGATGTCCTCTCTTCTCTGTCTAAAGACTTCTCAGCGTTCCTCGTGGTCCTCATCACAACAGGGCCCAAGTACACAGAGCGCAGGAGCATCATCCGCAGCACCTGGCTCGCAAAGCGGGACTCGGACGTTTTGGCCATGTTCGTAGTTGGAACTCAAGGACTTTCTAATGAAGATCTTCAGAATCTCAACACAGAACAAGGACGACACAAAGACTTGCTCCTACTCTCCGATCTACGAGATTCCTATGAGAATCTAACACTCAAGCTCCTCCACATGTACTCCTGGCTGGACCAGAACGTTGACTTTAAATTTGTTCTCAAAGCAGACGACGACACATTTGCTCGCCTTGACCTCCTTAAAGAGGAGCTGAAGGGCAAAGAAGCCCACAGGTTGTACTGGGGCTTCTTCTCTGGCAGAGGGAGAGTGAAAACAGCTGGAAAGTGGCGTGAAGGCTCCTGGGAGCTCTGTGACTACTACCTGCCCTACGCGCTGGGTGGCGGGTACATACTTTCAGCTGACCTAGTGCATTATGTGCATCTCAATGCTGGCTACTTTAAGACATGGCAGAGCGAAGACGTGTCACTGGGTGCCTGGTTGGCACCCGTGGATGTTCGGAGAACCCACGACCCGCGCTTTGACACGGAGTATAAATCACGCGGTTGCAATAATAAGTATTTGGTGACGCACAAGCAGAGCCTGGAGGACATGCTGGAGAAACAGCAGACTCTGCAGCGGGACGGCAGGCTTTGCAAAGAGGAAGTCAAGCTGCGACTTTCATACGTGTACGACTGGAGCGTCCCGCCCTCTCAGTGCTGCCAAAGAAAAGACGGAATTCCGTAA
- the dnajc16l gene encoding dnaJ homolog subfamily C member 16 isoform X2, with protein MSSGRHPLLLAIFLLVWSAHGVKSDSQFDPYKVLGVSRSATQAEIKRAYKNLVREWHPDKNKDPNAEDMFIKISKSYEILSNDERRSNFDRYGQMDENQPFGQSQHHGFRSFHNNFYFDESFFHFPRSRDFADSEYMLHHAQFNSDILPDSHKRPYLIKVTSDWCFACIHIEPVWKEAVQELKPLGVGIGIVDLGYERRLATQLGAHRAPSIIGLVNGRLTFFHQAVVREHLRQFVEDLLPQKLVEKITDDNYQPFLDKWREENKPSVLLFDQLPVVPLLYKVTQTEAFKRFAFRDYVRFGYVDQGETSNSRLLRQFSINTYAPIMLLFKENTEKPVDVIQARGMKRQIMDEFVSNNKFLQVPRLVSQQIFDELCPVKQFHRRRKYCVLLLTGEDSAFVTSNKAFLDFAAANKKDVLRFAYVYQHQQQPLCQALLQSQTAVSPQVVILERRSQAGKVLYRSVSGGWNGSEEDKYRLHEQLELLQKDPTYLSSDTTLPELNNELAPIFIIRWINDAYDYLLQVYDDLLYSNWREMMPILSLIFSALFILFGTVIIQAFSEPGESQPQKPKKKEQTATEDESSKRANTSSRPPKKDFVEVTELTDITYTSNLVKLRPGHLNVVLVLTDASKNALLRKFAKEVFSFSGAETLHFSFLNADKHGLWMPSLLRRACDAAQSQNQSDEDDEPTDYTGHVLALNGYKKYFCLFRPVFTGDGLNDSSSESSVSSDSRRKSRSRSRSSSHSRSRSHSREDGARLKRGSNRATSIDVHHKLDKLGLWMERLMEGTLPRLHVPAWPTLEDVTKTC; from the exons ATGAGCTCAGGTCGGCATCCACTGCTGCTCGCCATCTTCCTGCTGGTCTGGAGTGCGCACGGGGTGAAATCTGACTCTCAGTTCGACCCTTACAAAGTGCTGGGAGTGAGCAGGAGTGCCACTCAGGCGGAGATCAAGCGGGCTTACAAGAACCTGGTTCGGGAATG GCATCCAGACAAGAACAAGGACCCCAATGCTGAAGACATGTTCATCAAGATCTCCAAGTCATACGAG ATTTTGTCGAATGATGAGCGAAGGTCCAACTTTGACCGCTATGGACAGATGGATGAGAATCAGCCCTTTGGCCAGTCTCAGCATCATGGTTTCCGCAGCTTCCACAACAACTTCTACTTTGATGAGTCTTTTTTCCATTTCCCAAG GTCCAGGGACTTTGCAGACAGCGAGTACATGCTTCACCATGCTCAGTTTAACAGTGACATCCTTCCAGACAGCCACAAGAGGCCATACCTAATCAAGGTGACCTCTGACTGGTGCTTCGCATGCATCCACATTGAGCCTGTGTGGAAGGAGGCAGTGCAGGAGCTCAAGCCTTTAG GGGTTGGCATCGGCATTGTGGACCTGGGTTATGAGCGACGGCTGGCCACTCAACTAGGAGCTCACCGTGCTCCCTCCATCATCGGGCTGGTAAACGGCAGGTTGACTTTCTTTCATCAGGCGGTGGTGCGAGAACACCTGCGACAGTTTGTGGAGGACCTGCTACCTCAGAAACTGGTGGAGAAG atcACAGATGACAACTACCAGCCTTTTCTTGATAAATGGCGTGAGGAAAACAAGCCCAGTGTTCTGTTGTTTGATCAACTTCCTGTTGTTCCACTGCTTTACAAGGTAACACAAACCGAAGCGTTCAAG CGTTTTGCATTCCGAGACTATGTGCGTTTCGGCTACGTGGACCAAGGCGAGACTTCTAACTCTCGGCTTCTGAGGCAGTTTAGCATTAACACATATGCACCGATTATGTTGCTGTTCAAGGAGAACACAGAGAAGCCTGTGGATGTCATTCAG GCTCGAGGGATGAAGCGACAGATCATGGATGAGTTTGTTTCAAACAACAAGTTCCTGCAGGTGCCACGGCTAGTCAGCCAGCAGATCTTTGATGAGCTGTGCCCAGTCAAGCAGTTCCACCGCCGTAGGAA GTACTGCGTGCTGCTCCTCACAGGAGAGGATTCTGCTTTCGTTACTAGCAATAAGGCCTTCTTAGATTTTGCTGCAGCAAACAAAAAGGATGTGCTGCGATTTGCATACGTGTaccagcatcagcagcagcctCTCTGTCAGGCACTTCTCCAAAGCCAGACTGCAGTCTCACCTCAG GTGGTGATCCTGGAGAGGCGGAGCCAGGCCGGAAAGGTCCTTTACCGCTCTGTTAGTGGAGGCTGGAACGGCAGTGAAGAAGACAAGTACCGCCTCCACGAACAGCTGGAGCTCCTCCAGAAAGATCCCACTTACCTGAGCTCAGACACCACTCTGCCCGAGCTCAACAACGAGCTAGCACCT ATTTTTATTATCAGGTGGATCAATGATGCTTATGATTACCTCCTTCAAGTATATGATGACCTTCTCTACTCCAACT GGCGAGAGATGATGCCCATCCTGTCCTTGATCTTCTCTGCCCTCTTCATTCTTTTTGGCACCGTCATCATTCAGGCATTCAG TGAACCTGGTGAGAGCCAACCccaaaagccaaaaaaaaaagagcaaacagCAACTGAGGATGAGTCATCAAAAAGAGCTAACACCTCAAG CCGCCCTCCGAAGAAGGACTTTGTGGAGGTGACGGAGCTGACAGACATAACCTACACCAGTAACCTGGTCAAACTGAGACCCGGCCACCTCAACGTTGTACTGGTGCTCACAGATGCTTCCAAGAATGCTTTACTCAGGAAGTTTGCCAAGGAGGTTTTCTCTTTCTCAGG GGCTGAGACCCTTCATTTCTCCTTCCTTAATGCCGACAAACATGGTCTGTGGATGCCATCCCTGCTCCGCCGGGCCTGTGACGCTGCACAGAGTCAGAACCAATCAGACGAAGACGACGAACCTACAGACTACACGGGCCACGTTTTAGCTCTGAACGGATACAAGAAATATTTTTGCCTTTTCCGACCCGTTTTCACCGGCGACGGTCTCAACGACTCGTCTTCTGAAAGCTCTGTGTCTTCTGACAGTAGGAGAAAGTCCCGTTCCAGGTCCAGGTCTAGCTCCCACTCCAGATCCCGGTCTCACTCTAGGGAAGACGGGGCCAGACTCAAGAGAGGCTCCAATCGGGCTACGAGCATAGATGTTCACCACAAGCTGGACAAACTGGGACTGTGGATGGAAAGACTGATGGAGGGCACCCTGCCTCGGTTGCATGTCCCTGCATGGCCCACACTTGAGGATGTCACCAAGACCTGCTGA
- the dnajc16l gene encoding dnaJ homolog subfamily C member 16 isoform X1, which produces MLLFKENTEKPVDVIQARGMKRQIMDEFVSNNKFLQVPRLVSQQIFDELCPVKQFHRRRKYCVLLLTGEDSAFVTSNKAFLDFAAANKKDVLRFAYVYQHQQQPLCQALLQSQTAVSPQVVILERRSQAGKVLYRSVSGGWNGSEEDKYRLHEQLELLQKDPTYLSSDTTLPELNNELAPIFIIRWINDAYDYLLQVYDDLLYSNWREMMPILSLIFSALFILFGTVIIQAFSEPGESQPQKPKKKEQTATEDESSKRANTSSRPPKKDFVEVTELTDITYTSNLVKLRPGHLNVVLVLTDASKNALLRKFAKEVFSFSGAETLHFSFLNADKHGLWMPSLLRRACDAAQSQNQSDEDDEPTDYTGHVLALNGYKKYFCLFRPVFTGDGLNDSSSESSVSSDSRRKSRSRSRSSSHSRSRSHSREDGARLKRGSNRATSIDVHHKLDKLGLWMERLMEGTLPRLHVPAWPTLEDVTKTC; this is translated from the exons ATGTTGCTGTTCAAGGAGAACACAGAGAAGCCTGTGGATGTCATTCAG GCTCGAGGGATGAAGCGACAGATCATGGATGAGTTTGTTTCAAACAACAAGTTCCTGCAGGTGCCACGGCTAGTCAGCCAGCAGATCTTTGATGAGCTGTGCCCAGTCAAGCAGTTCCACCGCCGTAGGAA GTACTGCGTGCTGCTCCTCACAGGAGAGGATTCTGCTTTCGTTACTAGCAATAAGGCCTTCTTAGATTTTGCTGCAGCAAACAAAAAGGATGTGCTGCGATTTGCATACGTGTaccagcatcagcagcagcctCTCTGTCAGGCACTTCTCCAAAGCCAGACTGCAGTCTCACCTCAG GTGGTGATCCTGGAGAGGCGGAGCCAGGCCGGAAAGGTCCTTTACCGCTCTGTTAGTGGAGGCTGGAACGGCAGTGAAGAAGACAAGTACCGCCTCCACGAACAGCTGGAGCTCCTCCAGAAAGATCCCACTTACCTGAGCTCAGACACCACTCTGCCCGAGCTCAACAACGAGCTAGCACCT ATTTTTATTATCAGGTGGATCAATGATGCTTATGATTACCTCCTTCAAGTATATGATGACCTTCTCTACTCCAACT GGCGAGAGATGATGCCCATCCTGTCCTTGATCTTCTCTGCCCTCTTCATTCTTTTTGGCACCGTCATCATTCAGGCATTCAG TGAACCTGGTGAGAGCCAACCccaaaagccaaaaaaaaaagagcaaacagCAACTGAGGATGAGTCATCAAAAAGAGCTAACACCTCAAG CCGCCCTCCGAAGAAGGACTTTGTGGAGGTGACGGAGCTGACAGACATAACCTACACCAGTAACCTGGTCAAACTGAGACCCGGCCACCTCAACGTTGTACTGGTGCTCACAGATGCTTCCAAGAATGCTTTACTCAGGAAGTTTGCCAAGGAGGTTTTCTCTTTCTCAGG GGCTGAGACCCTTCATTTCTCCTTCCTTAATGCCGACAAACATGGTCTGTGGATGCCATCCCTGCTCCGCCGGGCCTGTGACGCTGCACAGAGTCAGAACCAATCAGACGAAGACGACGAACCTACAGACTACACGGGCCACGTTTTAGCTCTGAACGGATACAAGAAATATTTTTGCCTTTTCCGACCCGTTTTCACCGGCGACGGTCTCAACGACTCGTCTTCTGAAAGCTCTGTGTCTTCTGACAGTAGGAGAAAGTCCCGTTCCAGGTCCAGGTCTAGCTCCCACTCCAGATCCCGGTCTCACTCTAGGGAAGACGGGGCCAGACTCAAGAGAGGCTCCAATCGGGCTACGAGCATAGATGTTCACCACAAGCTGGACAAACTGGGACTGTGGATGGAAAGACTGATGGAGGGCACCCTGCCTCGGTTGCATGTCCCTGCATGGCCCACACTTGAGGATGTCACCAAGACCTGCTGA